Genomic DNA from Filimonas effusa:
TTCAACCGGCACAGGGTAGGCATCCCATCCTGCGCGTCCTACGGCGTAGAGGCTCGTATCTTCAAAAATATTACCGGCTCCGTCGGAGTACAATAAAAAAGGCGATTCTATCATTATCATTCTTTCTAAACAAATAAAGCGTCACGGGAGTGTTAACGCTTAAACGGCAAAGGTCGTAAAAAAGGGGATAGGTTCAGCAAGCGGGTCAGAGGATGTTGCTGGTGTAGTGTGCGCAGAAGTCGTTAAACTCCTTGACTGTTGTTTTATCGGTTCCGGGTGCTATTTCTCTCTGGAATAGCTTATTGTTTTTGTAATCGATGGTGAGGAGGTCGTCTTTCAGGACCACATTGGTTATTTCGTCCCATTTTACGGTGCGTTTGGGGAAGGTGTTGAAGCTGACACCATATTCGCTGAATCCTATTTCCGGGGGGAGGTTGGCGGGTTTTTCGAGCAGGGCCATGGCCAAAAAGAAGAAGGCGATAATCATCAGGGGCATCGGGGCTGCCAGCCAGCCAAAGAAGCATACATAGAGGGCCAGGCGGTAGCTGGTATAGTCGTATTTTTTACCTATAAAGCGGAGGCGTGCGAGGATCCAGAAGCTGAATGTCAGGAAGATAATCACGGCAAAGACTATACGCGTTGGCTGGTCGATGGGGTCGAAGAGGTGCATTGCAAATGCTGCTATGGATAAAAACAGCATGAGCTGGGTAATATATCCGAAGAGGTTAACCTTGTTTTTCCTTAATGTGATCAGGAAGTCGTACTCCATTGTTGTTTGCTTTTAATCATCAGGTTACACAGGCGCCATAAGAGGTGAGCGCCTACATTGGCATCCCATTCCTGTTCACCTACGCCTATTTCTACCAGGTCAAAGCTAATCAACTGGCGGCCGCTTTCAATAATACGTTTGAATAAATATAATAAGGGCTCTATATCAAAGCCTCCTGGTACCGGAGTGCCGGCATGGGGGCAGAGTTTAGGATCGAGGCCGTCGATATCGAAGCTGATATGTACTTTTTGCGGCAGCTGGGCTATAATATCGTTGGTAATGCTTTTCCAGGTATCGCCTTCATAGATACGTTCTTTGATGTTCCTATCGAGGAAGCAGGCGATACGTGCGGGATTGTTTGCTACGTACTGGTGTTCTGTTTCGGAATAATCGCGGACGCCGAGCTGTACCAGTTTTGTGAGGTGGGGGATCTCGGACAGGGCGTTATGCATTACAGACGCGTGTGAATATTTGAAGTTACCGTATGAGGTACGGAGGTTGGAGTGTGCATCGATCTGCAGGATACCGAAATCGCCATGTTGTTCTGCGAGGGCTTTCCACAGGCCGAGGGGGGTACTATGGTCGCCGCCTATGAGGGCTACCAGTTTATTGCGTTGCAGGAGCTCGCGGGTTTGTTCGTAGACCCAGTCGTTGAGCAAAAGGCTGCCTTCGTTGATATCGCGCAGGCTTTTACACATGAACTTGTTTTTTTCTACGGCTTCTCCTTTGGAGATATAATCGATGTAGAGTTCGGCTTCTTTGCGGAGGTAATCGCTTTTGAGGAGGATCTTTTTATTGACCTCGCGCATGTAAAAGCCTTCTTTCCATCCGTTGGGAATATCGGCGTCGAAGAGGTCGACCTGTAAACTTGCTTTGAAGATATGTTCAGCGCAGCGTGCGGTTCCGGCGGTACAGCTAACGGTCACTTCCCAGGGGACGGGTAATAGAACAAGTGCTGCTTCTTCTTCTGTAAAAGGAAGGCCGAAGATGTTGTTGTGCGGATTGCCTGCTAGGTTGGGGTCAAACCCCGATAGATCTGCCATGACGGATTTTTGTCAAACGGGCTGCAAGGTAGGTGAAAAATATATTCCCGGGGATGTAAAAAGCATTAAAAATCGTGAATTCCTCCCCGGGGTCTTAAAGCTCCTGGTGTTATTGCCCCAGTTTTAACAATTGCTGCTTAGAAATGGCGTTGGGAAACAATGGTTTTGGACTAATTTCGCGTCAGAAATAGATAAATGTTAAGATGAAGAAGACCCACATTGTAGCATTGGTATTTATCGCAGTAGCTATAGCTGTGTTAATCAGCTATTTAGGAGATACGTCCACTTATGATACCGTAGCCTCTGCCAAGCAGAAACCAGGTAAGTTTGTTCACCTGATCGCCAAGATAGACAAATCGCAGCCTATTGAGTACGATCCTATCAAAAATCCGAATTACCTGGCTTTTACGGCTATCGATACATTAG
This window encodes:
- a CDS encoding arginase family protein yields the protein MADLSGFDPNLAGNPHNNIFGLPFTEEEAALVLLPVPWEVTVSCTAGTARCAEHIFKASLQVDLFDADIPNGWKEGFYMREVNKKILLKSDYLRKEAELYIDYISKGEAVEKNKFMCKSLRDINEGSLLLNDWVYEQTRELLQRNKLVALIGGDHSTPLGLWKALAEQHGDFGILQIDAHSNLRTSYGNFKYSHASVMHNALSEIPHLTKLVQLGVRDYSETEHQYVANNPARIACFLDRNIKERIYEGDTWKSITNDIIAQLPQKVHISFDIDGLDPKLCPHAGTPVPGGFDIEPLLYLFKRIIESGRQLISFDLVEIGVGEQEWDANVGAHLLWRLCNLMIKSKQQWSTTS
- a CDS encoding cytochrome c maturation protein CcmE domain-containing protein, whose translation is MKKTHIVALVFIAVAIAVLISYLGDTSTYDTVASAKQKPGKFVHLIAKIDKSQPIEYDPIKNPNYLAFTAIDTLGNSIRVVYHNTKPTDMEKSERIVLKGKVAGNLFECRDILLKCPSKYKDDVNATEKNLTAATSIQ